The Blastococcus sp. HT6-4 genome window below encodes:
- a CDS encoding glycosyltransferase family 9 protein, which translates to MSGQPTAVVLRPLGLGDLLTGVPALRAVRAAVPGHRLVLATTEPLRPLAELIDAVDEVLPARELEPLDWPGPPPELAVDLHGKGPASHVIVAGLRPERLLTFASPGYPGPTWYPDEHEVRRWCRLVSEGLGVDADPDALDIAVPPLPPPVRDAAVVHPGAAFPGRRWPADRFADVARDLADAGHDVRITGGPGEVELARSVAAAAGLEESAVLAGRTTSTELAAVVAAARVVVCGDTGVAHLATAYRRPSVVLFGPVSPALWGPPLRPGEHGPLHRVLWHGDGTGDPWGTGLDPALERITVAEVVHALGTLGLRRDQVP; encoded by the coding sequence GTGAGCGGCCAGCCGACCGCCGTCGTCCTGCGGCCGCTGGGCCTCGGCGACCTGCTCACCGGCGTGCCGGCCCTGCGCGCGGTCCGCGCGGCCGTGCCGGGGCACCGGCTCGTCCTGGCGACGACGGAGCCGCTGCGGCCGCTCGCCGAGCTGATCGACGCGGTCGACGAGGTGCTGCCCGCCCGCGAGCTGGAGCCCCTGGACTGGCCGGGCCCGCCGCCGGAGCTCGCCGTGGACCTGCACGGGAAGGGGCCGGCCTCGCACGTGATCGTGGCCGGTCTCCGTCCGGAGCGGCTGCTCACCTTCGCCAGCCCCGGCTACCCGGGACCGACCTGGTACCCGGACGAGCACGAGGTCCGGCGCTGGTGCCGGCTGGTCTCGGAGGGGCTCGGGGTCGACGCCGACCCCGATGCACTGGACATCGCCGTGCCGCCCCTGCCGCCCCCGGTGCGTGACGCCGCCGTCGTGCACCCCGGCGCCGCGTTCCCCGGTCGGCGCTGGCCGGCCGACCGGTTCGCCGACGTCGCCCGCGACCTCGCCGACGCCGGCCACGACGTGCGGATCACCGGCGGTCCGGGCGAGGTCGAGCTGGCGCGGTCGGTGGCCGCCGCGGCCGGGTTGGAGGAGTCTGCGGTGCTGGCCGGGCGGACGACGTCGACGGAGCTCGCGGCCGTCGTCGCCGCCGCGCGGGTCGTGGTCTGCGGCGACACCGGCGTCGCGCACCTGGCGACCGCCTACCGGCGCCCGTCGGTGGTGCTCTTCGGCCCGGTGTCCCCGGCGCTGTGGGGGCCGCCGCTCCGGCCGGGGGAGCACGGACCGCTGCACCGCGTCCTCTGGCACGGCGACGGCACCGGCGACCCCTGGGGCACCGGGCTCGACCCGGCGCTGGAGAGGATCACCGTCGCCGAGGTGGTGCACGCCCTCGGAACGCTGGGGCTCCGCCGGGATCAGGTGCCCTGA